The following proteins come from a genomic window of Nitrospira sp.:
- a CDS encoding putative secretion system X pseudopilin PulG-like, translating into MGNLLVLLRRQETGFSYLMMMIAITLMGLAMTMAARQWKTMVQRELEADLLAKGIEIQTALALYSASAKAGRVMPGEVYPQTLAELTRPPKPFLRKVYLDPMERGEWELLRAPTGGIMGVRSKSKHKPLKQANFPLAVRHFEGKPTHYDWVFQHPNPSMASVAVPITNPLIVPRRSTISEQPLVSDELDSPESMDPQKTTVDSTDSPSIENIHPSD; encoded by the coding sequence ATGGGGAACCTCTTAGTATTGCTGAGACGGCAAGAAACCGGGTTCTCATATCTCATGATGATGATTGCCATCACTCTTATGGGTCTGGCTATGACAATGGCTGCCCGCCAGTGGAAGACGATGGTGCAGCGCGAGCTTGAAGCAGATTTGCTTGCCAAGGGGATAGAAATCCAAACAGCCTTGGCACTTTATTCGGCCAGCGCAAAAGCCGGAAGAGTTATGCCTGGTGAGGTGTACCCACAAACACTCGCCGAACTCACGAGACCACCCAAGCCCTTTCTCAGGAAGGTCTACCTCGATCCGATGGAACGTGGTGAGTGGGAATTGTTGCGTGCGCCCACGGGAGGCATTATGGGAGTCCGAAGCAAAAGCAAACACAAACCGCTCAAGCAAGCTAACTTCCCACTTGCTGTGCGTCATTTTGAAGGAAAGCCGACGCATTATGATTGGGTGTTCCAACATCCCAATCCATCTATGGCATCGGTTGCCGTGCCTATTACCAATCCACTGATAGTTCCGAGGCGATCAACGATATCCGAACAGCCTCTCGTTTCTGATGAACTAGATTCACCAGAATCAATGGATCCTCAGAAGACCACGGTAGATTCGACCGACTCCCCTTCCATAGAAAACATCCACCCTTCCGATTAA
- a CDS encoding putative secretion system W protein PilO-like: MKHRLLFLWQHPFAPLIPWAGVALGLLFVLVLAQNFGAATAQANRERLQNEWSAARRALMYHREARKAKTDLNQVWAVLPAERDFTQLALGIADEAKRDRVTLPALSYKTEPTLVVNTSKGLLQGPMTGRYEDLRRFIYGLETTKELLLIEDLELTRSGGTQDAMLTFNIRIATYLRGDTGKSSPPRPTQ, translated from the coding sequence ATGAAACATCGCCTGCTTTTTTTGTGGCAGCATCCTTTCGCACCGTTGATTCCATGGGCGGGAGTTGCTCTGGGTCTTCTTTTCGTACTCGTGCTCGCACAGAATTTCGGAGCGGCAACTGCTCAAGCGAACCGGGAGCGCCTGCAGAATGAATGGTCTGCGGCACGGCGGGCGTTGATGTACCACCGAGAAGCAAGAAAAGCAAAAACTGATTTGAATCAAGTATGGGCAGTGCTTCCCGCCGAACGTGACTTTACTCAGTTGGCGCTCGGAATTGCAGATGAAGCGAAGCGTGATCGAGTGACCTTGCCGGCGTTGTCCTATAAGACTGAGCCCACTCTCGTCGTGAATACAAGCAAAGGGCTGTTACAGGGGCCGATGACGGGGCGCTATGAGGATCTCCGCCGGTTCATCTATGGCCTTGAGACGACGAAAGAGTTGCTGCTTATCGAGGATCTTGAGCTGACTCGGTCCGGAGGCACGCAGGACGCGATGTTGACCTTCAATATTAGGATTGCGACGTACCTCCGTGGCGATACTGGGAAGTCTAGTCCGCCACGGCCAACTCAATAG